The following proteins are co-located in the Salvelinus sp. IW2-2015 linkage group LG36, ASM291031v2, whole genome shotgun sequence genome:
- the LOC111959423 gene encoding F-box-like/WD repeat-containing protein TBL1X, with the protein MSITSDEVNFLVYRYLQESGFSHSAFTFGIESHISQSNINGTLVPPAALISILQKGLQYVEAEISINEDGTVFDGRPIESLSLIDAVMPDVVQTRQQAFRDKLAQQQAACTMAVVAASNQLNATKNGEATVNGEENGTHTIYNHSEPMEMDVDVEIPASKATVLRGHESEVFICAWNPVSDLLASGSGDSTARIWNLIENSNSSSTQLVLRHCIREGGQDVPSNKDVTSLDWNSDGTLLATGSYDGFARIWTKDGNLASTLGQHKGPIFALKWNKKGNCILSAGVDKTTIIWDAHTGEAKQQFPFHSAPALDVDWQNNTTFASCSTDMCIHVCRLGSDRPLKTFQGHTNEVNAIKWDPSGMLLASCSDDMTLKIWSMKQDSCVHDLQAHSKEIYTIKWSPTGPGTNNPNSNIMLASASFDSTVRLWDVERGVCIHTLTKHQEPVYSVAFSPDGKHLASGSFDKCVHIWNTMTGALVHSYRGTGGIFEVCWNSTGDKVGASASDGSVCVLDLRK; encoded by the exons ATGAGTATAACCAGTGATGAAGTGAACTTCTTGGTCTACAGATATCTTCAGGAGTCAG GTTTCTCCCACTCAGCGTTCACCTTTGGAATCGAGAGCCACATCAGCCAGTCCAACATCAATGGAACACTAGTGCCCCCTGCTGCCCTCATCTCCATCCTGCAGAAAGGCCTCCAGTATGTGGAGGCAGAGATCAGCATCAATGAG GATGGCACAGTGTTTGATGGGCGGCCCATCGAGTCTCTGTCACTCATCGACGCGGTGATGCCGGACGTGGTACAGACGCGGCAGCAGGCCTTCCGCGACAAACTAGCCCAGCAACAGGCGGCCTGCACCATGGCAGTTGTTGCCGCTAGCAACCAACTTAATGCAACAAAGAACGGAGAGGCCACCGTGAACGGGGAGGAAAATGGAACACACACCATCT ATAACCACAGCGAGCCCATGGAGATGGATGTGGACGTGGAGATCCCAGCTAGCAAGGCCACGGTCCTCCGAGGCCATGAGTCAGAGGTGTTCATCTGTGCCTGGAACCCTGTCAGTGACCTGCTGGCCTCGGG GTCGGGAGACTCGACAGCCCGGATCTGGAACCTTATTGAGAACAGTAACAGCAGCTCCACCCAGCTGGTGCTCAGACACTGCATCAGGGAGGGAGGCCAGGACGTCCCCAGCAACAAAGACGTCACCTCACTAGACTGGAAT AGCGATGGGACACTCTTAGCAACCGGATCCTATGATGGATTTGCAAGGATATGGACAAAAGATG GTAATCTGGCGAGCACCTTGGGCCAACATAAAGGGCCCATATTTGCACTGAAGTGGAACAAGAAAGGGAACTGTATCCTCAGTGCTGGTGTAGATAAG ACGACaatcatttgggacgcacacacagGAGAGGCTAAGCAGCAGTTCCCCTTCCACTCAG CTCCAGCCCTGGATGTGGACTGGCAGAACAACACAACGTTTGCCTCCTGCAGCACAGACATGTGCATCCACGTGTGTCGACTGGGCAGCGACCGGCCGCTCAAGACCTTCCAGGGCCACACG AATGAAGTCAACGCTATTAAGTGGGACCCGTCAGGGATGCTWCTAGCCTCCTGCTCTGATGACATGACTTTAAAG atctggagTATGAAGCAGGACTCATGTGTCCATGACCTCCAGGCCCACAGTAAAGAGATCTACACTATCAAGTGGAGCCCCACCGGCCCAGGCACCAACAACCCCAACTCCAACATCATGCTGGCtag TGCCTCGTTTGACTCAACTGTGCGTCTGTGGGATGTGGAGCGAGGTGTGTGTatccacaccctgaccaaacaccAGGAACCCGTCTACAGTGTGGCCTTCAGCCCTGACGGGAAGCACCTGGCCAGCGGCTCCTTCGACAAGTGTGTCCACATCTGGAACACCATG ACTGGAGCCTTGGTGCATAGCTACAGGGGGACCGGAGGGATTTTCGAGGTGTGCTGGAACAGCACAGGAGACAAAGTTGGTGCTAGCGCTTCTGATGGCTCA GTATGTGTTCTTGATCTCAGAAAATAG